The proteins below come from a single Chitinophaga pinensis DSM 2588 genomic window:
- a CDS encoding polyketide synthase: MEQAIVDLTEIAPGIVELTMQDRVNKNTFTIGLTNELTAAFRVINENTSYKVVILKGYDNYFASGGSQEALLSIFEGKMQFTDSDLYSLALNCRIPVIAAMHGHAIGGGFVFGLFCDIVVLSRECIYTTNFMKYGFTPGMGATYILPRKLGLALSEEMLLGAWNYKGADLEKRGIPFSVLSKNDVLTHARHMAAQLAEKPRHSLITLKDHLVKDIRRDLPEVIREEVRMHETTFHQPEVKDRILHLFGK, encoded by the coding sequence ATGGAACAAGCTATCGTTGATCTGACAGAAATCGCGCCTGGTATTGTTGAGCTGACAATGCAGGACAGGGTTAATAAGAATACGTTCACGATTGGCCTGACTAATGAGCTGACAGCCGCTTTTCGAGTAATTAATGAAAATACCTCCTACAAGGTGGTCATCCTGAAAGGATATGATAACTACTTCGCATCAGGAGGTTCGCAGGAGGCTTTGCTCAGCATATTTGAAGGAAAGATGCAGTTCACGGACTCTGATCTTTACAGCCTTGCCTTAAACTGCCGTATACCTGTTATTGCTGCCATGCATGGCCATGCTATCGGCGGTGGTTTTGTGTTTGGTCTTTTCTGTGATATCGTAGTGCTCAGCAGAGAGTGTATTTATACGACCAATTTTATGAAATATGGCTTCACACCAGGAATGGGGGCCACTTATATATTACCCCGGAAACTGGGATTGGCTTTATCAGAAGAAATGTTATTGGGCGCCTGGAATTACAAAGGCGCTGACCTGGAAAAAAGAGGCATACCTTTTTCCGTATTATCCAAGAATGATGTATTAACCCATGCCCGGCATATGGCTGCTCAATTGGCGGAAAAGCCACGGCATTCATTGATAACCCTTAAAGACCATCTTGTGAAGGATATCCGCAGAGATTTACCCGAAGTGATCCGGGAAGAAGTACGGATGCATGAAACGACTTTTCATCAGCCTGAAGTAAAAGACAGGATACTCCATTTGTTTGGCAAGTAA
- a CDS encoding enoyl-CoA hydratase/isomerase — MSYQTILFKQEGNVAFIQFYRPEAGNSINDQLIAELNEALQRCYTAATVVVLQGDAANFCTGADFQGINSLLKEGQAVNGHAALLYDIWRTIAEGPFVVVAHVKGKANAGGVGFVAAADIVIADTTARFSLSELLFGLFPACVLPFLVRKIGFQKAHYLTLMTKPITAVEASDAGLADVSGDNSDLLLQQHLGRLRLLNKAAVMKYKQYMNDFLKINREWQPSAIKANTDMFADAANLGRISRFVETGLLPWQESNPIHK; from the coding sequence ATGAGTTATCAAACGATCTTATTCAAACAGGAAGGGAATGTAGCATTCATACAGTTTTATCGTCCGGAGGCAGGTAACAGTATCAATGACCAGCTGATAGCCGAATTAAACGAGGCGCTGCAACGCTGTTATACGGCTGCTACAGTAGTGGTGCTACAGGGCGATGCGGCAAACTTTTGTACAGGTGCAGATTTCCAGGGCATCAACTCATTATTGAAAGAGGGACAGGCCGTGAATGGTCATGCTGCTTTGTTGTATGATATATGGCGAACAATTGCAGAAGGTCCTTTTGTAGTTGTGGCTCATGTAAAGGGAAAAGCAAACGCCGGTGGCGTTGGTTTTGTTGCGGCAGCGGATATCGTGATTGCGGATACGACGGCCCGTTTTAGTTTGTCGGAATTGCTATTCGGTCTGTTCCCCGCTTGTGTGTTACCCTTCCTGGTAAGGAAGATTGGATTTCAGAAGGCACACTATCTGACACTGATGACAAAACCCATTACAGCGGTTGAAGCATCTGACGCCGGACTGGCAGATGTCAGCGGCGATAATAGTGATTTGTTATTACAGCAGCATCTTGGGCGTTTACGTCTTCTCAATAAAGCAGCTGTAATGAAGTATAAACAATACATGAATGATTTCCTGAAGATAAACAGGGAGTGGCAACCTTCGGCTATCAAGGCAAACACGGATATGTTTGCAGATGCCGCTAATCTGGGACGGATATCCCGGTTTGTTGAAACAGGTTTGCTGCCCTGGCAGGAAAGTAACCCAATACATAAATAA
- a CDS encoding hydroxymethylglutaryl-CoA synthase family protein: protein MKQVGIEAMNAFGGTSCLDIAQLSNYRGLDNKRFENLLMKEKAVALPYEDPVTFGVNAAKPLVDKLSQAEKDRIELLITCTESGIDFGKSISTYIHHYLGLSRNCRMLEIKQACYAGTSGLQMAINFILSHTSPGAKALVIATDISRFIVTDGGNAHDQDWSFAEPSAGAGAVAMLISDTPYTFRLDQGASGYYGYEVMDTCRPLPDSEAGDADLSLMSYLDCCEQSFREYTKRVKNVSYDHSFQYLAFHTPFGGMVKGAHRTMMRKMVKAKPDVIESDFQQRVSPGLQYCQRVGNIMGATVFLSLAGIIDSGDFKSPRRIGCFSYGSGCCSEFFSGVVTAEGQQYLRNQQIGNQLDNRYRLSMEEYEMLIAGGQALKFGTRNVKPDRSLQPPVQEGFGRLQLNEIKEFHRRYEWVS from the coding sequence ATGAAGCAAGTCGGAATTGAAGCAATGAATGCTTTTGGTGGCACCTCATGCCTGGATATAGCCCAGTTATCAAATTACAGAGGACTTGACAACAAGCGTTTTGAAAATCTGCTGATGAAAGAAAAGGCAGTGGCGCTGCCTTATGAAGATCCTGTCACTTTTGGGGTCAACGCAGCGAAACCATTGGTGGATAAACTTTCACAGGCAGAGAAGGATCGTATAGAACTGCTGATCACTTGTACCGAATCAGGTATTGATTTCGGGAAATCGATCAGCACATACATCCACCATTATCTCGGACTTAGCAGGAATTGCCGTATGCTGGAAATTAAGCAGGCTTGTTATGCCGGTACTTCCGGTTTACAGATGGCGATCAATTTCATTCTCTCACATACTTCACCAGGTGCCAAAGCACTCGTGATTGCTACGGATATATCCAGGTTTATCGTTACGGATGGCGGCAACGCACATGATCAGGACTGGTCTTTTGCAGAGCCGAGTGCGGGTGCAGGCGCTGTCGCGATGCTGATCAGTGATACGCCTTATACTTTCAGATTGGATCAGGGCGCCAGTGGATACTACGGCTATGAAGTAATGGATACTTGTCGTCCGCTGCCGGATAGTGAAGCCGGCGATGCGGACCTGTCATTGATGTCTTACCTGGATTGCTGTGAGCAGTCATTCAGAGAGTATACGAAGCGGGTGAAGAATGTTTCTTATGATCACTCATTTCAATACCTGGCTTTTCATACGCCTTTTGGTGGGATGGTGAAGGGCGCCCATCGTACGATGATGCGGAAGATGGTAAAGGCAAAACCAGACGTGATTGAAAGTGATTTTCAACAGCGGGTATCGCCCGGATTACAGTATTGTCAGCGCGTAGGGAATATCATGGGCGCTACTGTATTCCTTTCACTGGCGGGTATTATTGATAGCGGGGATTTTAAATCACCCAGAAGAATCGGCTGTTTTTCCTATGGTTCCGGATGTTGCTCAGAGTTCTTTAGTGGTGTAGTGACAGCAGAAGGACAACAATACCTGCGGAATCAACAGATAGGCAATCAGCTGGATAACAGGTATCGTTTGTCAATGGAGGAATATGAGATGCTTATTGCCGGCGGACAGGCACTGAAGTTCGGTACGCGTAATGTAAAACCGGACCGTTCGTTGCAACCACCCGTGCAGGAAGGATTTGGAAGATTACAGTTAAACGAGATAAAAGAGTTTCACAGACGTTATGAATGGGTATCATGA